From a single Osmerus mordax isolate fOsmMor3 chromosome 6, fOsmMor3.pri, whole genome shotgun sequence genomic region:
- the cd4-1 gene encoding CD4-1 molecule: MKDFWGRLPMLIVLFISTTGAVDAVNVAYGPVGGQVTLRTESESDLYVDWYSDGQEVISKNTYGIEKKSDKWKDRVSLSKNSLIISQLRSEDFIKSFNCELRKGNTLRSSTTYSLRTMSVQPPASSLLAGETLSLRCDLQGSDKRQVKWLGPQKRDLSKDNRVQVPNGISLTVSNVSGKDHGQWLCEVTSDNQQYVASAQVVVVDLSPAPKQPIYTSTSSLSPLIPCSIPFNVSMLKEKGIKGAYWSFIPGRAPGLPLGEPKKLLALGPPPAWKSLLKSDKKLPALSAPQKNNLDISLQWSGVTEGDRGEYTCALEFEGDKTLKRVIHLEVLQVISSRGPQLLIGQDVNLTCSLGRPMAADLSVKWIRPTQRGSQTSSRSQSPALNSTHLTIQEVGSGDRGRWKCELWRKEEKLTTAEITLKIERAPMDVWLLVTICAATVIFILLLILTVILFRRRQQRGTMPRRRKHKFCRCKEPKPKGFYRT; the protein is encoded by the exons ATGAAGGATTTTTGGGGCCGTCTTCCCATGCTCATAGTTTTGTTCATCTCAACAACAG GGGCTGTGGATGCAGTGAACGTGGCGTACGGTCCGGTGGGAGGACAGGTCACTCTCAGGACAGAGTCTGAAAGCGACTTATACGTGGACTGGTACTCAGACGGACAGGAAGTAATATCTAAAAACACGTATGGTATTGAGAAAAAAA GTGACAAGTGGAAAGACCGTGTGTCGCTGTCTAAAAACTCCCTGATCATCTCACAACTCCGATCGGAGGACTTCATCAAATCATTCAACTGTGAACTGAGGAAGGGGAACACGCTCAGATCCTCAACCACATATTCTCTCCGCACCA tgaGTGTGCAGCCGCCCGCCTCGTCCCTTTTGGCTGGGGAGACACTCTCTCTACGCTGTGATCTGCAGGGTTCTGACAAGCGACAAGTGAAATGGCTGGGTCCCCAGAAAAGAGACCTGTCAAAGGACAACAGGGTCCAGGTACCCAATGGGATCAGTCTGACTGTGAGCAACGTCAGTGGAAAGGACCATGGGCAGTGGCTCTGTGAGGTCACATCTGACAACCAGCAGTACGTTGCTAGCGCCCAGGTAGTGGTGGTGG ATCTCTCCCCTGCACCAAAACAGCCTATCTacacctctacctcctccctctctcccctcatcccctgctCAATCCCGTTTAACGTGTCCATGCTTAAGGAGAAAGGCATCAAGGGAGCCTACTGGAGTTTCATCCCGGGCCGAGCCCCAGGCCTCCCTTTGGGGGAGCCGAAGAAGCTCCTTGCCCTGGGGCCCCCTCCAGCCTGGAAGTCTCTCCTGAAGAGTGATAAAAAACTCCCAGCGCTCTCGGCTCCGCAGAAGAACAACCTCGACATCTCCCTCCAGTGGAGCGGGGTGACCGAGGGCGACAGGGGCGAGTACACCTGTGCTCTGGAATTCGAAGGCGACAAAACACTGAAGAGGGTGATACATTTGGAGGTCCTGCAAG TTATATCCTCTCGTGGACCACAGCTTCTGATTGGTCAGGATGTTAACCTCACTTGCAGCCTGGGCCGTCCCATGGCCGCTGATCTGAGCGTCAAGTGGATCCGTCCGACACAAAGAGGAAGCCAAACCTCCTCGCGTTCACAGAGCCCCGCCCTCAACTCCACCCACCTCACCATCCAGGAAGTGGGCAGTGGCGACCGCGGCAGATGGAAGTGCGAGctgtggaggaaggaggagaagctgaCGACAGCAGAGATCACGCTGAAGATCG AGCGAGCCCCCATGGACGTGTGGCTGCTGGTGACGATCTGTGCTGCCACtgtcatcttcatcctcctcctcatcctcaccgtCATCCTGTTTCGGCGGCGGCAACAG CGAGGGACAATGCCAAGGCGAAGGAAGCACAAATTCTGCCGCTGCAAAGA GCCGAAGCCCAAGGGATTCTACAGGACCTAA